A window from Culex pipiens pallens isolate TS chromosome 3, TS_CPP_V2, whole genome shotgun sequence encodes these proteins:
- the LOC120426837 gene encoding gastrula zinc finger protein XlCGF26.1-like yields the protein MKVCRVCLAQEQDQQQQLLVQFESVFAVREGQIIANTIMLCTGVEINCQDGLTQLVCELCVDEFLKFYKLRQKCLEADAFLRQNLKTEHVAPTIAPETNDVTGQASSEDEEYKIELLDVDLEDEFGKPPPEEIPEEGQHDWVVISEVEVIKAEVEEVEDPARRPRKRRKVFGVDRRQPEGMFFCCSCPAEEFDGARALELHRDAVHLKYRIADNVIRPFECDVCFQRFLTERHLDQHKTRPYKKREFVCTSCGNAFLASNTLKKHEEICVTTERNYACDECGKRFTQVGSLRNHQKLHTTAKAYSCPICAKTFLKKFEVPIHMVTHTEEQPFPCDQCPARFKRKQALRNHQRHHANPTPFKCDLCDQWFNNFSARKFHRQKVHEGLDPFRCYQCGASFGRKNRLEQHVKRAHAVAS from the exons ATGAAGGTGTGCCGGGTGTGCTTGGCCCAGGAGCaggatcagcagcagcagctgcttgTGCAGTTTGAGTCAGTGTTTGCGGTTCGTGAGGGACAAATTATCGCCAACACGATTATGCTCTGCACGGGTGTGGAG attaaTTGCCAAGACGGCCTAACGCAGCTGGTTTGCGAATTATGTGTCGacgaattcttaaaattttacaaattgcgcCAAAAATGCCTTGAAGCGGACGCTTTCCTACGACAAAACCTCAAAACGGAACACGTGGCTCCAACAATCGCCCCAGAAACCAACGACGTCACCGGTCAAGCCTCATCCGAGGACGAAGAGTACAAAATCGAACTGCTGGACGTGGACCTGGAGGATGAGTTCGGCAAACCTCCGCCGGAAGAGATCCCCGAAGAAGGTCAGCACGATTGGGTCGTCATATCGGAGGTTGAAGTCATCAAGGCTGAGGTTGAAGAGGTGGAGGACCCTGCACGGAGACCTCGCAAGCGGCGGAAGGTGTTTGGAGTGGATCGTCGTCAACCGGAGGGAATGTTCTTCTGCTGTAGCTGTCCAGCGGAGGAATTTGATGGCGCGAGAGCGCTGGAGTTGCACCGAGATGCCGTGCATCTTAAGTATCGGATAGCGGACAACGTGATTCGACCTTTCGAGTGCGACGTCTGCTTTCAACGGTTTTTAACCGAACGGCATTTGGACCAGCACAAGACGAGGCCGTACAAAAAACGCGAATTCGTTTGTACCTCTTGTGGCAACGCCTTCCTGGCCAGTAACACCCTGAAAAAGCATGAGGAAATCTGCGTGACGACCGAACGCAACTATGCCTGTGACGAGTGCGGAAAGCGGTTCACCCAGGTCGGATCACTCCGGAACCACCAAAAGCTGCACACGACCGCCAAAGCCTATTCCTGTCCAATTTGCGCCAAAACGTTCCTCAAAAAGTTCGAAGTGCCAATCCACATGGTCACCCACACCGAGGAACAACCCTTCCCCTGTGACCAGTGTCCGGCCCGATTCAAGCGAAAGCAGGCCCTCCGCAATCATCAGCGCCACCACGCGAATCCGACGCCCTTCAAGTGCGATCTCTGCGACCAGTGGTTCAACAATTTCAGCGCAAGAAAGTTTCACCGCCAAAAGGTTCACGAAGGGCTGGACCCCTTCCGTTGTTACCAGTGTGGGGCCAGCTTCGGACGGAAGAACCGCCTCGAGCAGCACGTAAAGCGGGCGCATGCCGTTGCCTCGTGA
- the LOC120426835 gene encoding uncharacterized protein LOC120426835 isoform X1 — MGVTGLDFYMRKKVSNGCTLVDIRNEIRKFKSTASTTTLVFDFQSLYESSCSPDLSGVLCGGRYELVFHLVERFLQQLQQLGVKLVFFNDGVFKKSKKFAVWTARHNAAYERELQIIDSVDNGDDLRTLVGKYRRSIPVNTQYPLKSLAKRYGEFRLSVTGETKKEMVAYANSVNALAIISNNSDMMIFRGNWRFWSSKDLSFEKLTTREFSRSALRTHLGLDEKQLALFATLASNNGFIRSEELASFRQRHLINQYEFQELAEFVRKPHTDLKVEVEIFGTSANVDAIRKGFQESLDYYGADFIEQEPSSSEDPMLNFLKEREKAFLYKLWTGVISHYALTLIDLRDDGFGAEYPTLSLKIILREAAIAVYHCRDRSSRIFITKTSHTNGYAEQTCALEFPQHIEPPTLQELLSTDPATHAKLADTKLKLYCWIISDNLDHRQLDAIPPKMMPTVATLYFLVEHQVVELFEADLLLYVAYEVVLKKYDMINIRYPKKLDGRAFRVAFLYNAVSQHVLKSLNVVGLDCLGYPEYPQFDGVRFHNLYRDWSRGNRNLEQIQSWRIYANIF; from the exons ATGGGTGTCACAGGTTTAGATTTTTACATGCGCAAAAAAGTATCTAACGGATGCACTTTAGTGGATATAAGAAATGAAATCAG AAAATTCAAATCTACCGCTTCAACAACAACGCTCGTGTTCGATTTCCAGTCACTGTATGAATCATCTTGCAGCCCGGATTTGAGTGGCGTTTTGTGTGGTGGCCGCTACGAGCTTGTGTTCCACCTTGTAGAGCGATTTTTGCAGCAACTTCAACAACTCGGAGTAAAGCTGGTGTTTTTCAACGATGGAGTatttaagaaatcaaaaaaatttgcagtttgGACAGCTCGTCACAATGCAGCTTACGAACGAGAGTTGCAGATCATAGACTCCGTAGACAACGGTGACGACCTGCGCACCTTGGTAGGCAAGTATCGTCGGAGTATCCCTGTCAATACACAGTACCCATTGAAGAGTCTGGCAAAACGGTACGGCGAATTTCGTCTGTCAGTGACAGGCGAAACCAAGAAGGAAATGGTTGCGTACGCAAATTCCGTCAACGCTCTGGccattatttccaacaattcgGATATGATGATTTTTCGTGGGAATTGGCGCTTTTGGTCGTCCAAAGATCTAAGCTTTGAGAAGTTGACCACTCGAGAGTTTAGTCGCTCGGCGCTGCGTACTCATCTGGGACTAGACGAGAAACAGTTGGCGCTGTTTGCCACGCTGGCCAGTAATAATGGGTTCATCCGGAGTGAAGAACTGGCATCGTTTAGACAACGCCATCTTATAAATCAGTATGAGTTTCAAGAACTGGCAGAATTTGTGCGTAAACCGCATACAGATTTAAAGGTTGAGGTTGAGATTTTCGGCACTTCAGCAAACGTAGATGCCATTAGAAAAGGCTTCCAGGAGAGTTTGGATTACTACGGAGCG GATTTCATTGAACAGGAGCCATCATCTTCAGAAGATCCAATGTTGAATTTCCTAAAAGAGCGTGAAAAAGCATTTCTGTACAAATTGTGGACAGGCGTGATTTCTCATTACGCGTTGACCTTAATTGATTTACGAGACGATGGATTTGGGGCGGAATATCCCACTctttctttgaaaattattctgCGTGAAGCAGCCATTGCAGTTTACCACTGCCGAGACCGTTCGAGCCggatatttattaccaaaactTCCCACACAAATGGTTACGCTGAGCAAACCTGCGCGTTGGAGTTTCCACAACACATTGAACCACCCACTCTTCAGGAATTGCTTTCAACAGATCCTGCAACTCACGCCAAATTAGCCGACACAAAGCTCAAATTGTACTGTTGGATCATCTCGGACAACTTGGACCATCGTCAACTAGATGCGATTCCACCAAAGATGATGCCCACAGTGGCTACACTCTACTTTTTGGTCGAGCATCAGGTTGTGGAGCTCTTTGAAGCGGATCTCCTGCTCTATGTTGCTTACGAGGTCGTATTAAAAAAGTATGACATGATCAACATTCGATACCCGAAAAAACTGGACGGTCGCGCGTTCCGCGTGGCCTTTTTGTACAATGCGGTCAGCCAGCATGTGCTTAAGTCGCTGAACGTTGTCGGCTTGGACTGTCTGGGGTACCCGGAGTATCCGCAGTTTGACGGCGTGAGGTTTCACAATCTGTATCGAGACTGGTCACGTGGTAATCGCAATCTAGAGCAGATTCAGTCGTGGAGAATTTATGCTAATATATTTTAG
- the LOC120426835 gene encoding uncharacterized protein LOC120426835 isoform X2 — translation MVAYANSVNALAIISNNSDMMIFRGNWRFWSSKDLSFEKLTTREFSRSALRTHLGLDEKQLALFATLASNNGFIRSEELASFRQRHLINQYEFQELAEFVRKPHTDLKVEVEIFGTSANVDAIRKGFQESLDYYGADFIEQEPSSSEDPMLNFLKEREKAFLYKLWTGVISHYALTLIDLRDDGFGAEYPTLSLKIILREAAIAVYHCRDRSSRIFITKTSHTNGYAEQTCALEFPQHIEPPTLQELLSTDPATHAKLADTKLKLYCWIISDNLDHRQLDAIPPKMMPTVATLYFLVEHQVVELFEADLLLYVAYEVVLKKYDMINIRYPKKLDGRAFRVAFLYNAVSQHVLKSLNVVGLDCLGYPEYPQFDGVRFHNLYRDWSRGNRNLEQIQSWRIYANIF, via the exons ATGGTTGCGTACGCAAATTCCGTCAACGCTCTGGccattatttccaacaattcgGATATGATGATTTTTCGTGGGAATTGGCGCTTTTGGTCGTCCAAAGATCTAAGCTTTGAGAAGTTGACCACTCGAGAGTTTAGTCGCTCGGCGCTGCGTACTCATCTGGGACTAGACGAGAAACAGTTGGCGCTGTTTGCCACGCTGGCCAGTAATAATGGGTTCATCCGGAGTGAAGAACTGGCATCGTTTAGACAACGCCATCTTATAAATCAGTATGAGTTTCAAGAACTGGCAGAATTTGTGCGTAAACCGCATACAGATTTAAAGGTTGAGGTTGAGATTTTCGGCACTTCAGCAAACGTAGATGCCATTAGAAAAGGCTTCCAGGAGAGTTTGGATTACTACGGAGCG GATTTCATTGAACAGGAGCCATCATCTTCAGAAGATCCAATGTTGAATTTCCTAAAAGAGCGTGAAAAAGCATTTCTGTACAAATTGTGGACAGGCGTGATTTCTCATTACGCGTTGACCTTAATTGATTTACGAGACGATGGATTTGGGGCGGAATATCCCACTctttctttgaaaattattctgCGTGAAGCAGCCATTGCAGTTTACCACTGCCGAGACCGTTCGAGCCggatatttattaccaaaactTCCCACACAAATGGTTACGCTGAGCAAACCTGCGCGTTGGAGTTTCCACAACACATTGAACCACCCACTCTTCAGGAATTGCTTTCAACAGATCCTGCAACTCACGCCAAATTAGCCGACACAAAGCTCAAATTGTACTGTTGGATCATCTCGGACAACTTGGACCATCGTCAACTAGATGCGATTCCACCAAAGATGATGCCCACAGTGGCTACACTCTACTTTTTGGTCGAGCATCAGGTTGTGGAGCTCTTTGAAGCGGATCTCCTGCTCTATGTTGCTTACGAGGTCGTATTAAAAAAGTATGACATGATCAACATTCGATACCCGAAAAAACTGGACGGTCGCGCGTTCCGCGTGGCCTTTTTGTACAATGCGGTCAGCCAGCATGTGCTTAAGTCGCTGAACGTTGTCGGCTTGGACTGTCTGGGGTACCCGGAGTATCCGCAGTTTGACGGCGTGAGGTTTCACAATCTGTATCGAGACTGGTCACGTGGTAATCGCAATCTAGAGCAGATTCAGTCGTGGAGAATTTATGCTAATATATTTTAG
- the LOC120426834 gene encoding squamous cell carcinoma antigen recognized by T-cells 3: MSDSEMKVVEEEKDEPMDAPEGEQTEAQTGETGSSDSDSMDESDEDEDDDDGEALMIKQYVEQLAKIDEDKFNYDNYVQLLEIAHKMTDLDKIRQSAEIFAEAYPLSPEIWLRWLKIEVAIGNSPDELRQVDRLFRRALGDYYSVEVAQEYANLAAKADAELADTIWDALIPAYGLHVTKGRTIFEAYREDHLAKNGDGPEQLNRLARIYEQELKIPLRNMEDSHIEYKLLCEKHKAVLVDLNPEKFERRYRQAKDLLQKMMPYENRLAALEPHCHQERADLYREYIRECRSQLEDDDLQVLYERSCTDCCLDPTVWTDYLKYLDKYPPDPDETEASPVFAQSVLDVVNRALRNCPWSAELYVEKMRICEREKRGKADILKIMEEVATVEFQAPEPAVKVWLEYLTYLRRHADFENEKEREILRSNFELAWNQLGRTWGELADPECKILQFWGRLEYGALKDPLKGRDLWQSVMDSSDNSTRVGLWIEYAELEATRGLDAVRKLYRKAIGSIALNDPETLAAAWMRFERVNGSLEQLTTCQELCVAKVQEFYKSLGNQKPPKGRRSDPKKDADQSDSPKKKPIKRTHDEHEFKKPAIPSLPRQKPEPTLEENTKRIRLEEEPTPAKPEIDPTKDVKRVFISNLSFDATEDQIRACFPELNFKSIELVQSSSGKSRGFGYAELNHEADVQKALTLDRRPLNGRPVFISSLARDKAARPNKFKYSERFEPNKLFVKGLPFEATPDDIRKLFEPHGKLKDVRVVYYRSGKSKGLAYVEYESEAAAKSAVVHMDQYCMDGFTISVDLSAPPPRGNPTATTTGGGAPDAEAGGSSLGGGKRHVVKGDVKQKLSTLIPTALLRKTTVSTPAGQVPTGSATPSAKPKSNEDFRKMLLK; the protein is encoded by the exons ATGAGCGATTCCGAGATGAAAGTCGTCGAGGAGGAGAAG GACGAGCCGATGGATGCCCCGGAAGGTGAGCAAACGGAAGCGCAAACCGGTGAAACCGGTTCCTCCGACAGCGACAGCATGGACGAGAGTGATGAGGATGAGGATGACGACGATGGGGAGGCGCTTATGATCAAGCAGTACGTGGAGCAGTTGGCCAAAATCGATGAGGACAAGTTCAACTACGACAACTATGTCCAGCTGCTGGAGATTGCACA tAAGATGACCGACCTGGACAAGATTCGCCAGAGTGCGGAGATATTCGCCGAGGCGTACCCGCTTTCTCCGGAGATTTGGCTGCGCTGGTTGAAGATTGAGGTGGCGATTGGGAATTCGCCGGACGAGCTGCGTCAGGTGGACCGGTTGTTCCGGCGTGCCCTCGGGGATTACTATTCGGTTGAGGTGGCGCAGGAGTACGCGAATTTGGCGGCGAAGGCGGACGCCGAGTTGGCCGACACGATCTGGGACGCGCTGATTCCGGCGTACGGCCTGCACGTGACCAAGGGTCGAACGATCTTCGAGGCGTACCGCGAGGACCACCTGGCGAAGAACGGGGATGGTCCGGAGCAGCTGAACCGGTTGGCACGGATCTACGAGCAGGAGCTGAAGATTCCGCTGCGGAACATGGAAGACTCCCACATCGAGTACAAATTGCTGTGCGAGAAGCACAAGGCCGTGCTCGTAGATTTGAACCCGGAGAAGTTCGAACGTCGTTACCGTCAGGCGAAAGATCTGCTCCAGAAGATGATGCCGTACGAGAATCGGTTGGCCGCGCTTGAGCCGCACTGCCACCAGGAACGAGCCGATTTGTACCGGGAGTACATCCGCGAGTGCCGTTCCCAGCTGGAGGACGACGATCTGCAGGTTCTGTACGAGCGGTCCTGCACCGATTGCTGCCTGGATCCGACGGTTTGGACCGACTATCTCAAGTATCTGGACAAGTACCCGCCAGATCCGGATGAGACGGAAGCGTCCCCGGTCTTTGCCCAATCCGTGCTGGACGTGGTCAACCGAGCGCTGCGAAACTGTCCCTGGAGTGCCGAGTTGTACGTGGAAAAGATGCGGATCTGCGAGCGCGAGAAGCGAGGCAAGGCGGACATTCTGAAGATCATGGAAGAAGTGGCGACCGTCGAGTTCCAAGCGCCGGAACCGGCCGTCAAGGTGTGGCTCGAGTACCTGACCTATTTGCGGCGTCACGCCGACTTTGAGAACGAAAAAGAGCGCGAGATTTTGCGGTCCAACTTTGAGCTGGCCTGGAACCAGCTCGGCAGAACGTGGGGCGAACTGGCTGATCCCGAGTGCAAGATCTTACAGTTCTGGGGACGACTCGAGTACGGCGCACTGAAAGACCCCCTCAAAGGTCGTGACCTGTGGCAGAGCGTGATGGACAGTTCGGACAACAGCACGCGCGTTGGCCTCTGGATCGAGTACGCCGAACTAGAAGCGACTCGTGGCCTGGACGCCGTTCGCAAACTCTACCGCAAAGCGATCGGATCCATCGCACTAAACGATCCGGAAACCCTCGCCGCCGCCTGGATGCGATTCGAACGCGTCAACGGATCGCTCGAACAACTAACCACCTGCCAGGAACTGTGCGTGGCCAAGGTCCAAGAGTTCTACAAATCCCTTGGCAACCAAAAGCCACCCAAAGGTCGTCGCTCCGATCCCAAAAAAGACGCCGACCAAAGCGATTCCCCAAAAAAGAAGCCCATCAAACGAACCCACGACGAACACGAGTTCAAAAAACCGGCCATCCCGTCCCTCCCCCGCCAGAAACCCGAACCAACCCTCGAAGAAAACACCAAACGCATCCGCCTCGAAGAGGAACCCACCCCCGCAAAACCCGAAATCGACCCAACCAAAGACGTCAAACGCGTCTTCATCAGCAACCTGAGCTTCGACGCGACCGAGGACCAAATCCGCGCCTGCTTCCCCGAACTCAACTTCAAATCCATCGAACTCGTCCAATCCTCCAGCGGCAAAAGCCGCGGCTTCGGCTACGCCGAACTCAACCACGAAGCCGACGTCCAAAAAGCCCTCACCCTGGACCGACGACCTCTCAACGGCCGCCCCGTCTTCATCTCCTCCCTCGCCCGCGACAAAGCCGCCCGCCCCAACAAGTTCAAGTACTCGGAGCGCTTCGAGCCGAACAAACTGTTCGTCAAGGGGCTCCCCTTCGAGGCCACCCCCGACGACATCCGGAAGCTGTTTGAGCCGCACGGCAAGCTCAAGGACGTCCGCGTCGTCTACTACCGCAGCGGCAAGTCGAAGGGGCTGGCGTACGTGGAGTACGAGAGCGAGGCGGCGGCCAAGAGCGCCGTCGTGCACATGGACCAGTACTGTATGGATGGGTTTACCATTTCGGTGGATCTGTCGGCGCCGCCGCCGAGGGGAAAtccgacggcgacgacgacgggtGGCGGCGCACCGGACGCGGAGGCTGGCGGGAGCAGTTTGGGCGGAG